The Nitrospinota bacterium genome has a segment encoding these proteins:
- a CDS encoding type II toxin-antitoxin system VapC family toxin, giving the protein MIFLDTSALVKRYIDEPGSDSVESIFGSGEELAVSILAYAEALAALTRRKKAGDLAANALKEAVKSLEADWKRMAVMPLGAHLLPLTKRTINRHNLRGADAVHLASAIFLSQSTGNAIVFAASDMELLAAAKKERLTVLDPQEM; this is encoded by the coding sequence ATGATATTTCTGGACACCAGCGCCCTTGTGAAAAGATATATTGATGAACCTGGCTCCGATTCGGTTGAAAGCATATTTGGCTCCGGCGAGGAATTGGCGGTCTCCATTTTGGCGTATGCGGAAGCCCTGGCCGCGCTGACCCGGAGGAAAAAAGCGGGTGATTTGGCGGCCAACGCGCTAAAAGAGGCTGTCAAAAGCCTTGAGGCCGACTGGAAGAGAATGGCCGTTATGCCTCTTGGCGCGCATCTATTGCCGTTGACAAAAAGGACGATCAACAGGCATAACCTTCGCGGGGCCGACGCGGTCCATCTGGCTTCGGCCATATTCCTCTCGCAATCAACGGGAAACGCCATTGTCTTTGCGGCTTCCGACATGGAATTGCTTGCCGCCGCAAAAAAGGAAAGATTGACGGTACTTGATCCTCAAGAAATGTGA
- a CDS encoding type II toxin-antitoxin system prevent-host-death family antitoxin, with amino-acid sequence MQRAIGVSVGVKELKDKLTHYLAIARQGGKVIVTDRGKPVAVVGSLKRDKGEESVHERLAIMAESGLISLPSVKGGYPRVKRHKIKGGPLSQTVIEDRR; translated from the coding sequence ATGCAACGCGCAATCGGCGTGTCCGTCGGGGTAAAAGAACTGAAGGACAAACTGACTCATTATCTGGCGATAGCCAGGCAGGGGGGCAAAGTTATTGTGACGGACCGGGGGAAGCCCGTGGCCGTTGTCGGCTCATTGAAGCGGGACAAAGGGGAAGAATCGGTCCATGAGCGTCTGGCGATAATGGCGGAGTCCGGCCTTATATCCCTCCCATCGGTGAAAGGCGGATACCCGCGTGTCAAAAGGCACAAAATCAAGGGCGGGCCGCTTTCCCAAACGGTGATCGAGGATCGCCGATGA